Proteins from a single region of Felis catus isolate Fca126 chromosome B4, F.catus_Fca126_mat1.0, whole genome shotgun sequence:
- the SNRPF gene encoding small nuclear ribonucleoprotein F produces MGKFERLHVKKLAELELVNSSHYCNHHTLRGLDPNKKKLILWQVSKEKPPPASLESFPSKGPGASGATEVSHRAVRGAEGSNTHATAGCQGTLHSHLLQSGLISLCPITEAKRAVVGGERSRCCLAAISLEAPRFAPNCSYSSHEGRTTAGSAASGLQHLLIVAMSLPLNPKPFLNGLTGKPVMVKLKWGMEYKGYLVSVDGYMNMQLANTEEYIDGALSGHLGEVLIRCNNVLYIRGVEEEEEDGEMRE; encoded by the exons ATGGGGAAATTCGAAAGGCTACATGTCAAGAAATTAGCAGAGCTGGAACTTGTCAATAGCTCCCATTATTGCAATCACCATACTCTAAGAGGTCTGGACCCCAACAAGAAAAAGCTCATCCTATG GCAGGTGAGCAAGGAGAAACCCCCGCCCGCCTCACTGGAGAGTTTCCCTAGCAAGGGCCCTGGAGCAAGTGGGGCTACAGAAGTTTCCCACAGGGCTGTGCGCGGCGCGGAAGGCTCAAACACTCACGCTACCGCTGGTTGCCAGGGGACACTTCACAGCCATCTCCTCCAATCAGGACTCATCTCTCTGTGCCCAATCACAGAAGCCAAGAGAGCTGTAGTCGGAGGTGAAAGGTCACGCTGCTGTTTGGCGGCCATTTCTCTGGAGGCTCCGCGATTCGCGCCGAACTGTAGCTACTCCAGTCACGAGGGACGGACGACAGCTGGGTCGGCGGCGAGTGGCCTGCAGCATTTGCTTATAGTCGCGATG AGTTTGCCCCTCAATCCCAAACCTTTCCTGAATGGATTAACAGGAAAGCCAGTAATGGTGAAACTTAAGTGGGGAATGGAGTACAAAGGCTACCTGGTATCTGTAGATGGCTATATGAACATGCAG cttGCAAACACAGAAGAATACATAGATGGAGCATTGTCTGGACATTTGGGTGAAGTTTTAATAAG GTGTAATAATGTCCTTTATATCAGGGGtgttgaagaagaggaagaagatggggAAATGAGAGAATAG